Proteins co-encoded in one Bacillus sp. FSL H8-0547 genomic window:
- a CDS encoding carbohydrate ABC transporter permease → MELQRNQSSAVGVKVNMKKKWNAKKIVRLTLTYALLIFVTFLTVGPFLWLLATSLKSGSENIFAYPPQFIPENPTLSNYTQVMDTFPFWRYLGNSVIVSVLTVLLNIVLCSLAAYPLARMNFRGKNLVFLLIISTMMIPFQLLMIPIYLLSLDLGLQNTYAGLVLPHATTAFGIFLMRQAFLTIPYELDESARMDGANAFQIWWKILMPLVKPSVVTLAIFIFVMAWGDFLWPLIITNDQNMYTLPLGVNMLAGSFSSNWRLIAAGSIISILPIILFFVAMQKYFIDGAMKGAVKG, encoded by the coding sequence AGCGAAATCAATCAAGTGCAGTCGGGGTTAAAGTAAACATGAAGAAAAAATGGAATGCGAAAAAGATCGTCCGGCTGACTTTGACGTATGCCCTGCTGATCTTCGTCACTTTCCTGACAGTCGGTCCATTTCTTTGGCTGCTTGCAACATCTTTAAAATCGGGCAGTGAAAATATTTTTGCCTATCCGCCGCAGTTCATTCCGGAAAACCCGACGCTCAGCAATTACACGCAGGTGATGGACACCTTCCCGTTTTGGCGGTATCTGGGGAACAGCGTCATCGTATCGGTGCTGACGGTTCTGCTAAACATTGTGCTGTGCTCACTTGCTGCGTATCCACTTGCCCGGATGAACTTCAGAGGGAAAAACCTTGTTTTCCTGCTGATCATCAGTACGATGATGATTCCGTTTCAACTGCTCATGATTCCGATCTATTTGCTGTCGCTTGATCTTGGACTGCAGAACACGTATGCCGGTCTCGTTCTTCCTCATGCGACAACAGCGTTTGGTATTTTCCTCATGAGGCAGGCCTTTTTGACGATTCCGTATGAGCTGGATGAGTCTGCGAGGATGGACGGAGCGAATGCGTTTCAGATTTGGTGGAAAATCCTTATGCCGCTTGTGAAGCCTTCTGTCGTGACGCTTGCGATCTTTATTTTTGTCATGGCGTGGGGAGATTTTCTGTGGCCGCTGATCATTACAAATGATCAGAACATGTACACACTGCCGCTTGGAGTGAACATGCTTGCAGGAAGCTTTTCAAGCAACTGGAGGCTGATTGCCGCAGGTTCCATCATTTCGATCTTGCCAATTATTCTTTTCTTTGTAGCGATGCAGAAATACTTTATTGACGGTGCCATGAAAGGTGCTGTGAAAGGATAA
- a CDS encoding DUF4127 family protein, whose amino-acid sequence MNCKLALLPVDARPVTRDLPIHLAQIGGWEIIAPDKGSLGFLKEPGKIEDHRKWLLQTADEVGGFILSIDMLLYGGLVPSRVSAALIEELAKKLQLLKEIKVRYPDKPLYAFSSTMRISNNYVNEEEKEYWNQYGEELWTYSYHSHRYEKTGDEVSKKTVDQLRIPQGILSDYTETRERNFKINLQLLDYVEDEILDFLVFPQDDTAEYGFNIREQEVLAGEVLERGLSSRVLIYPGADEVASTLAARMIYQLENEIQPRFYPFYSGEKGALLHAMYEDRPIAESVKGQIFAAGSHTVDSAAEAEILLAVNVPGKAQGDLALQKHLGGVHTADRNVGEWIARLKYYLRTKPVAVADLAYANGADPAMMKPLLEKVNLLELSGFGAWNTAGNTLGTVVSQACLRHLAVKKGLHTERKHQEQLLARAAEDYLYQTVVRQAVRKQIDEENANLEELVKLVSAEFLKTVESFKGETGFYFDVEDIHLPWNRTFEIGFTLRR is encoded by the coding sequence GTGAACTGTAAATTGGCTTTATTGCCTGTTGATGCGCGCCCCGTGACAAGGGATTTGCCTATCCATCTTGCGCAGATTGGTGGATGGGAGATCATTGCGCCGGACAAAGGATCCCTGGGATTTTTGAAAGAGCCGGGGAAGATTGAAGATCACAGGAAGTGGCTGCTTCAGACAGCGGATGAAGTGGGCGGGTTTATTCTTTCTATTGATATGCTGCTATATGGAGGGCTTGTACCTTCGAGGGTCAGTGCTGCTTTGATAGAAGAACTGGCGAAAAAACTGCAACTTTTGAAAGAAATAAAAGTTCGGTATCCAGATAAACCGCTCTATGCGTTTAGCTCCACAATGAGGATTTCCAACAATTATGTGAATGAGGAAGAAAAAGAGTATTGGAATCAGTACGGGGAAGAGCTTTGGACTTATTCGTACCACAGTCACCGCTATGAAAAGACAGGGGATGAAGTGTCAAAAAAGACAGTGGATCAGCTTCGTATTCCCCAGGGAATTTTGTCGGATTATACCGAAACAAGAGAGAGGAATTTCAAAATCAATCTTCAGCTGCTTGATTATGTGGAGGATGAGATTCTCGATTTTCTTGTTTTCCCCCAGGATGATACAGCTGAATATGGCTTTAATATCAGGGAACAGGAAGTGCTTGCAGGTGAAGTGCTGGAGCGCGGGCTATCATCCAGAGTGCTCATATACCCTGGAGCAGATGAGGTGGCCTCAACACTCGCCGCGAGGATGATTTATCAGCTTGAAAACGAAATCCAGCCTCGCTTCTACCCGTTCTACAGCGGTGAGAAGGGTGCACTTCTTCACGCCATGTATGAAGACAGGCCGATCGCGGAGTCTGTAAAAGGCCAGATTTTTGCAGCCGGCAGCCATACGGTTGATTCGGCAGCTGAAGCCGAGATCTTGCTCGCCGTGAATGTTCCGGGAAAAGCGCAGGGAGATCTTGCCCTGCAGAAGCATCTTGGCGGCGTTCATACAGCTGACCGGAACGTGGGTGAGTGGATTGCGCGATTGAAGTACTATCTCCGTACAAAACCGGTTGCTGTCGCGGACCTTGCCTATGCAAATGGAGCAGATCCTGCGATGATGAAGCCGCTTTTGGAAAAAGTCAATCTGCTGGAGCTTTCAGGATTTGGTGCATGGAATACGGCGGGAAACACTCTGGGAACGGTTGTATCACAGGCTTGTCTGCGGCATTTAGCTGTAAAGAAAGGGCTTCATACAGAAAGGAAGCACCAGGAGCAGCTCTTAGCGAGAGCGGCTGAGGATTATCTGTATCAAACGGTTGTGAGGCAGGCCGTGAGAAAGCAGATTGATGAAGAGAATGCGAATCTAGAGGAACTTGTGAAGCTTGTCAGCGCTGAATTTTTAAAGACGGTGGAAAGTTTTAAAGGTGAAACAGGTTTTTATTTTGATGTAGAGGACATTCATTTGCCTTGGAATCGGACGTTTGAGATCGGGTTTACTTTGAGGAGGTGA
- a CDS encoding family 10 glycosylhydrolase produces the protein MSKRVKTWIVFAVIAAFVLSYYPSLQPQAAFKENLIKAQNGQTYQISGFNKIREANQLIVYTPEFGISTKNNQWGIEIIVKNDVVTEVRDAGLGLADAKIPADGYVLSGHGEARTWLLANVKLGERTEILYDVISEPRKESTTSFNKLNPEAPFEFPGGRGADELIVYTKDYGYDTTGTNQYGAEVIVRNGIVVEMSGSNSPIPDDGFVLSGHGKGKDWLLKYTQVGAKVTFNEENKTVTAVIDASAYINAAELVLNKAKASLASAKEQFLDIPEADAEAKIAEAEKVIEEARRAFADENWESTMELSEQAALLSKEAYFYSVESKKVDARGVWHRPIEKNREEIIKTLDRLEAANYNLLFLETYFHGYTIYPSTKAEQNPQFKGWDPLDVFVEEAKKRGIEVHAWVHTFFVGHESLNPPGPVLEKHPEWAAVDRQGDLPSKKEVGYYWLNPAHPEARNFLSTVFNEMTDEYEVEGLHLDYIRYPVSQPYDVGFSYDDYTRGEFKKEAGVDPLEITPASDPENWDKWNKWRERQISTFVERIRGEMNGKQVDLSTAVFPEVSDAIDAKFQNWVEWVNAGQLDFITPMVYSVDTNYVERTSREFIERMTYPVLSYIGLAPFVGFDDELLVSQADAIGNTGAAGQVQFAYHTLQDQHFHALALGPQRNSAIVPHRNPVQSATVALEELSRKMSEIYVAKKGLEPQHAKIIDVQLKQARAKLEKSQKEQALKHIDQAEKLLNTVNMHADPNVKTQIEKQLDDARRYLAQ, from the coding sequence ATGAGCAAACGGGTTAAAACGTGGATTGTTTTTGCTGTGATTGCTGCATTTGTTCTTTCATACTACCCAAGTTTACAGCCGCAGGCAGCATTTAAGGAAAATCTGATAAAGGCGCAAAATGGACAGACCTACCAAATCAGCGGGTTCAACAAAATCCGCGAGGCAAATCAGCTGATTGTGTATACACCGGAGTTTGGGATCTCTACTAAAAACAATCAGTGGGGTATTGAGATTATTGTTAAAAATGATGTGGTGACAGAAGTTAGAGATGCCGGGTTGGGACTGGCGGATGCAAAGATTCCTGCAGACGGATATGTCCTTTCCGGACACGGTGAAGCCCGCACGTGGCTTTTAGCCAATGTGAAGCTGGGTGAACGGACTGAGATCCTCTATGACGTGATTTCAGAACCGAGAAAAGAATCGACAACCTCCTTTAACAAGCTGAATCCGGAGGCGCCGTTTGAATTCCCGGGCGGACGCGGCGCAGATGAGCTAATCGTTTATACAAAGGATTACGGCTATGACACAACCGGAACCAATCAGTACGGTGCTGAAGTCATTGTCCGCAATGGCATTGTTGTTGAAATGTCCGGAAGCAACTCGCCGATTCCGGATGATGGCTTTGTGCTGTCAGGACACGGAAAGGGGAAGGACTGGCTGCTGAAATATACACAGGTTGGAGCTAAAGTGACATTTAATGAGGAAAATAAGACTGTAACGGCTGTCATTGATGCGAGTGCCTATATCAATGCAGCGGAACTGGTTCTGAACAAAGCAAAAGCTTCACTTGCCTCTGCAAAAGAACAATTCCTTGATATTCCGGAAGCGGATGCTGAAGCTAAAATTGCTGAAGCGGAAAAAGTGATTGAGGAAGCGAGACGTGCTTTTGCAGATGAGAACTGGGAGAGCACGATGGAGCTTTCCGAACAGGCGGCCCTTCTTTCAAAAGAAGCTTATTTTTACAGTGTAGAATCTAAAAAAGTAGATGCCCGGGGAGTTTGGCACCGCCCTATTGAAAAGAATCGTGAGGAGATTATAAAAACGCTTGATCGTCTGGAAGCTGCAAACTATAACCTTCTTTTCCTTGAAACGTACTTCCACGGCTATACGATTTACCCAAGCACAAAAGCTGAACAGAACCCGCAGTTTAAGGGCTGGGATCCGTTAGATGTATTTGTCGAAGAGGCTAAAAAACGCGGTATTGAAGTGCACGCGTGGGTTCATACCTTTTTTGTCGGACATGAATCACTGAATCCTCCCGGCCCTGTTTTAGAAAAACATCCGGAATGGGCGGCAGTTGACCGTCAGGGTGATTTGCCATCTAAGAAAGAGGTTGGCTACTACTGGCTGAATCCGGCACATCCTGAAGCGCGGAACTTTTTATCAACTGTTTTTAATGAAATGACGGATGAATATGAGGTAGAAGGCCTGCATTTAGACTATATCCGCTATCCTGTGAGCCAGCCGTACGATGTCGGCTTCAGCTATGATGACTATACACGCGGAGAATTTAAGAAAGAAGCAGGTGTTGACCCGCTTGAGATAACGCCTGCAAGTGATCCTGAAAACTGGGATAAGTGGAACAAATGGAGAGAAAGGCAGATTTCTACATTTGTTGAGCGGATTCGCGGTGAAATGAACGGCAAACAAGTCGATCTTTCAACTGCCGTTTTCCCGGAAGTATCAGATGCCATTGATGCGAAATTCCAAAACTGGGTGGAATGGGTAAACGCCGGACAGCTGGACTTTATCACACCGATGGTCTATTCAGTGGATACAAACTATGTGGAGCGGACATCCCGTGAATTCATTGAGCGCATGACATATCCTGTTTTATCCTACATTGGACTTGCCCCGTTTGTAGGGTTTGACGATGAGCTTCTCGTCAGCCAGGCGGACGCAATAGGCAATACAGGAGCAGCAGGGCAGGTTCAGTTCGCCTACCATACGCTTCAGGACCAGCATTTCCATGCGCTTGCTCTTGGACCGCAGCGGAACAGCGCGATTGTGCCGCACAGAAATCCGGTTCAGTCAGCCACTGTCGCGTTAGAGGAGCTTTCACGTAAAATGAGTGAAATTTACGTTGCGAAAAAGGGACTTGAACCGCAGCATGCAAAAATCATTGATGTTCAGCTGAAGCAGGCACGGGCTAAATTAGAGAAATCGCAGAAAGAACAAGCGCTGAAACATATTGATCAAGCCGAAAAGCTTTTAAACACGGTCAATATGCACGCAGATCCGAATGTGAAAACTCAGATTGAAAAGCAGCTTGATGATGCCAGAAGGTACCTGGCTCAATAA
- a CDS encoding FAD-dependent oxidoreductase encodes MTEMKADIIIIGGSLGGTLAAFSAAKSRKKVILTEETDWLGGQLTSQAVPPDEHPWIEQFGCTRTYREFRNRVREYYRKNYPLKQEEKENPVLNPGNAWVSRLSHEPKVALSIMNEMLSPYVNSGRISVIYSAVPVDAEVENDVIQSVTVEKTGTGERILLKGPFFIDATECGDLLPLTGAEYVTGAESRAETGEEHAGEVSRPQDMQSFTFVFALEHIEGEDFTIEKPAQYEFWKEYQAPFLKHKQLCWFIPDAHTGSSKEFSMFSHGDSWGLWDYRRIADQSSYQDLYEGDISLINWPQNDYWLGSIIDVDADEKEKHLYQSKQLGYSLLYWLQTEAPRSDGGKGYPGLRMRGDVLGTDDGFAKYPYIRESRRIKAVHTVVEEDINANLRDSIKKVKDSVGIGCYRIDLHPTIETNTFFYAESFPFEIPLGSLIPVRLQNLLPACKNIGTTHLTNGCFRVHPVEWNIGESAGYLAAFAADHNVTPKEVLEQEDLLRSYQSMLEKNGVVLHWPEVGAI; translated from the coding sequence ATGACGGAAATGAAGGCGGATATCATCATTATTGGCGGGAGCCTCGGCGGAACACTCGCCGCATTTTCTGCAGCCAAATCTCGCAAGAAGGTCATTTTAACGGAAGAAACAGACTGGCTTGGGGGTCAGCTGACGAGTCAGGCTGTTCCGCCGGATGAGCACCCGTGGATTGAGCAGTTTGGCTGCACAAGAACATACAGGGAGTTTCGCAATCGTGTAAGGGAGTATTACCGGAAAAACTATCCCTTGAAGCAGGAGGAAAAAGAAAATCCAGTTCTTAACCCTGGGAATGCCTGGGTCAGCAGACTGTCACACGAGCCGAAAGTGGCTTTGAGCATTATGAACGAAATGCTGTCACCTTATGTGAACAGCGGACGCATTTCTGTTATATATTCAGCTGTGCCTGTTGATGCGGAGGTTGAAAACGATGTGATTCAGTCTGTTACCGTTGAAAAGACCGGAACAGGTGAACGTATTTTGTTAAAGGGACCTTTTTTCATTGATGCAACAGAATGCGGAGATTTACTTCCCCTGACAGGTGCTGAATACGTAACCGGTGCGGAGTCACGAGCGGAAACGGGTGAGGAGCATGCAGGTGAAGTGAGCCGTCCGCAGGATATGCAGTCCTTTACGTTTGTCTTTGCTCTTGAGCACATTGAGGGAGAGGATTTCACCATTGAAAAGCCGGCTCAGTATGAATTCTGGAAGGAGTATCAGGCTCCCTTTTTGAAGCATAAGCAGCTGTGCTGGTTTATTCCGGATGCTCATACAGGCAGCTCAAAGGAGTTTTCAATGTTCTCTCATGGAGATTCATGGGGGCTGTGGGACTACCGGAGAATTGCGGATCAATCATCTTATCAGGACCTCTATGAAGGGGATATTTCTCTAATCAACTGGCCCCAAAACGATTATTGGCTCGGTTCCATTATTGATGTGGATGCAGATGAAAAAGAAAAGCATTTGTATCAGTCCAAGCAGCTCGGCTACTCGCTCTTGTATTGGCTGCAGACTGAGGCACCTAGGTCAGATGGCGGCAAAGGCTACCCGGGGCTTCGGATGAGAGGAGATGTACTTGGAACGGATGACGGGTTTGCGAAGTATCCGTATATACGGGAATCTCGCCGAATCAAAGCGGTTCACACCGTAGTGGAAGAAGATATCAATGCAAATCTGCGGGACTCCATTAAAAAAGTAAAAGACAGCGTCGGCATCGGCTGTTACCGGATCGATCTGCATCCAACCATTGAAACAAATACCTTTTTCTATGCAGAAAGCTTCCCGTTTGAAATCCCGCTCGGCTCGCTTATTCCTGTGCGGCTTCAAAACCTGCTTCCTGCCTGCAAAAACATCGGCACAACCCACCTGACAAACGGATGCTTCAGAGTCCATCCAGTTGAATGGAATATCGGTGAAAGTGCAGGTTACCTTGCAGCATTTGCAGCTGATCACAATGTGACGCCTAAGGAGGTTCTTGAGCAGGAAGATTTGTTGCGAAGCTATCAATCTATGCTTGAGAAGAATGGGGTTGTGCTGCATTGGCCGGAGGTTGGGGCAATCTGA
- a CDS encoding excalibur calcium-binding domain-containing protein produces MKRFLAVTLSMGLALGVSAAPDSAEAKAKVKTYKNCTELNKDYKGGVAKSSSVKNKGGKTKYKPHVSKDLYEANKKSDRDKDFIACEK; encoded by the coding sequence ATGAAGCGATTTTTAGCTGTAACTCTATCTATGGGTCTGGCGTTGGGCGTTTCCGCTGCACCGGATTCAGCAGAAGCGAAAGCGAAAGTAAAAACGTACAAGAACTGCACAGAGCTTAACAAAGACTACAAAGGCGGAGTGGCCAAGTCTTCAAGCGTAAAAAACAAAGGCGGCAAAACAAAGTATAAGCCGCATGTTTCAAAAGATTTATATGAAGCCAACAAAAAGAGTGACCGGGATAAAGATTTTATTGCTTGTGAAAAATAA
- a CDS encoding competence protein ComK — protein sequence MLAEESYTVWRETMVLKPIFSERGERWTIVHELYKKRMIKMSPRAIMERSCVHAGASYQGMVDAAKLILPGKKMLPICLSPGYRICMLPTLSPDHEDCMWISYRYAKKPFLKGSKTMIEFQNREQIEIQGSVESFQLKSGHAQQLVLNYLDRQEEMWELPVYVAESYEGYDVY from the coding sequence ATGCTTGCTGAAGAAAGCTATACGGTATGGAGAGAAACGATGGTATTAAAGCCGATTTTTTCTGAGAGAGGAGAACGCTGGACGATTGTTCATGAGCTGTACAAAAAAAGAATGATCAAAATGTCTCCAAGAGCGATTATGGAGCGCAGCTGTGTTCATGCAGGTGCTTCGTATCAGGGAATGGTGGACGCCGCAAAGCTGATACTGCCGGGGAAGAAAATGTTGCCGATCTGTCTGTCTCCTGGTTACCGGATCTGCATGCTGCCGACGCTGTCGCCGGATCATGAGGACTGCATGTGGATTTCCTATCGGTATGCAAAAAAGCCGTTTCTGAAAGGCAGCAAAACAATGATTGAATTTCAAAACAGAGAGCAAATCGAAATTCAAGGCAGTGTGGAGAGCTTTCAGCTGAAATCCGGACATGCCCAGCAGCTTGTCCTGAATTATCTCGACAGGCAGGAGGAAATGTGGGAGCTGCCTGTGTATGTGGCAGAGTCTTATGAAGGATACGACGTATATTAG
- a CDS encoding metallophosphoesterase, whose amino-acid sequence MAEFIWFLAGCTGVFYLLFVVPTKWLKVERVDVPLGIDKKILHLSDIHIERNRIPSEKIRDVVKRENPDYVFVTGDFTARESYIPRLEAYLTAFREHDIPVYAVFGNHDYRTFHLSLLLREWLEEKGVQVLVNESIELEDFSLIGLDFYREDEFGVEKAFSNVSSNKPRIVLCHDPNDLAEVDKPFDFMMSGHLHGKQFNIPLFFKFISKGELAKRGIYKGFHEVGGRYLYISKGIGQAHWNLRFGVRSEITLVDLRKAGKHV is encoded by the coding sequence ATGGCTGAATTCATTTGGTTCCTTGCTGGATGCACAGGGGTGTTTTACTTATTGTTCGTTGTGCCGACAAAATGGCTGAAGGTTGAAAGAGTGGACGTACCGCTAGGGATTGATAAAAAAATTCTTCATTTGTCGGACATTCATATTGAAAGAAACAGGATTCCTTCTGAAAAAATTAGAGACGTTGTAAAGCGTGAAAACCCTGATTATGTCTTTGTCACCGGTGATTTTACGGCTCGGGAAAGTTACATTCCGCGCCTTGAGGCGTACCTCACAGCCTTTAGGGAGCATGATATTCCTGTTTATGCGGTTTTTGGAAATCATGACTACCGGACATTTCATTTGAGTCTCCTGCTGCGCGAGTGGCTTGAGGAAAAGGGAGTGCAAGTGCTGGTTAATGAGTCAATTGAGCTTGAGGATTTTTCGTTAATTGGACTGGATTTTTACAGAGAAGACGAGTTTGGCGTGGAAAAAGCCTTTTCAAATGTATCATCGAATAAACCGAGAATCGTTTTGTGCCACGATCCTAACGACCTTGCAGAAGTGGATAAACCATTTGATTTTATGATGTCCGGGCACCTTCACGGAAAGCAATTTAACATTCCACTGTTTTTTAAGTTCATCTCTAAGGGAGAGCTTGCAAAGCGCGGAATTTATAAGGGATTTCATGAAGTGGGCGGACGTTATTTGTACATCTCAAAAGGAATCGGCCAGGCGCACTGGAATCTGAGGTTCGGGGTGCGAAGTGAAATAACGCTTGTAGATTTACGGAAAGCAGGAAAACATGTATAA
- a CDS encoding SEC-C domain-containing protein, which yields MDIGRNDACHCGSGKKYKKCCMNKVTSIEAIRHADLEKMQGELMQFASSVYSREMDKAVREKMSKFNIGEDQQIYGSLLVWAVFSVNVGSGTVLEAFIEKKRHENVRPVTMTQLEKWAGAVPTFSVVEHVTDDERYTVKDLFTEEVKDVRVDEGTHSFKSGAMLLGYLLPFGDYYTYFMMQLEFEEAQTEFNKKLTLKLFEESTFDDIGAFMADQFPEMLISMLTEPVEEESEVVEEEPQVEADELVWDEPLYKMAAFKMQNNLLRAQVPLETAEKAFTLMHQYLHSVKPTIKKEVIYSAGMHYFVEKHMYKQGMTQKKIAELYEVSTSSLSKVYKEIKAELEADLTEDSITVAEKGDAKKYSDADRARAQELIYEAMESSPQQRVKLAKQAMEIYPFHPDAFNMLGEAESDPAKQLELYKQGMEAGEADLGKEIFKQDKGMFWGLIETRPYMRSKFNYAILEAAMGNLAEAIKQCEELLELNEMDSQGVRYTLFVMYMDAGEHKKAKALLKKFDETDFAAGAYNMLLVEFALKGMTPAVERLAQKAKNVNPVIYDVLAGKRKLPKEPEEFGQEYEAVEYFMEYGFVWSNHPELVEWMSE from the coding sequence ATGGATATTGGAAGAAATGACGCGTGCCACTGCGGCAGCGGAAAAAAATATAAGAAATGCTGTATGAATAAAGTAACGTCAATTGAAGCGATTCGTCATGCTGACCTTGAAAAGATGCAGGGAGAGCTGATGCAGTTCGCCTCCTCTGTTTATTCAAGAGAAATGGACAAGGCTGTCAGAGAGAAGATGAGCAAATTTAACATAGGCGAGGATCAGCAGATTTACGGTTCACTCCTTGTCTGGGCTGTTTTTTCAGTGAATGTTGGAAGCGGGACTGTCTTAGAAGCCTTTATAGAGAAAAAACGCCATGAAAACGTGAGACCGGTAACGATGACACAGCTTGAAAAATGGGCTGGCGCTGTTCCGACGTTCTCTGTCGTGGAACACGTAACAGACGATGAAAGATACACAGTGAAAGATCTGTTTACAGAAGAAGTGAAAGATGTGCGCGTGGACGAGGGAACCCATTCCTTTAAATCCGGCGCGATGCTTCTTGGGTACCTGCTGCCATTTGGAGACTACTATACGTATTTCATGATGCAGCTTGAATTTGAAGAAGCGCAGACGGAGTTTAACAAAAAACTGACGCTCAAGCTTTTCGAAGAGAGCACGTTCGACGACATCGGCGCATTTATGGCGGATCAGTTCCCGGAAATGCTGATTTCCATGCTGACGGAGCCTGTGGAAGAAGAGTCTGAGGTAGTGGAAGAAGAACCTCAGGTAGAAGCAGATGAGCTGGTTTGGGATGAGCCCTTGTATAAAATGGCTGCATTTAAAATGCAAAATAATCTTCTGCGAGCCCAGGTGCCACTGGAAACTGCCGAAAAGGCATTTACTTTGATGCACCAATATCTTCACAGTGTAAAGCCAACCATCAAAAAAGAGGTCATTTACTCAGCGGGTATGCATTACTTTGTTGAAAAGCATATGTACAAGCAGGGAATGACCCAGAAAAAAATTGCGGAGCTTTACGAAGTCAGCACAAGCTCTCTTTCAAAGGTATATAAAGAAATAAAAGCTGAGCTTGAGGCGGACCTCACTGAGGACAGCATCACAGTGGCTGAAAAAGGTGATGCGAAGAAGTACAGCGATGCAGACCGCGCGCGTGCTCAGGAACTGATCTATGAAGCAATGGAGAGTTCTCCTCAGCAAAGAGTGAAACTGGCCAAACAGGCGATGGAGATTTACCCGTTCCACCCTGATGCCTTCAATATGCTGGGAGAGGCAGAGAGTGATCCTGCCAAGCAGCTTGAGCTTTATAAACAGGGAATGGAAGCCGGCGAGGCGGACCTCGGCAAGGAAATCTTCAAGCAGGATAAAGGCATGTTCTGGGGATTGATCGAAACGAGACCTTATATGCGCTCCAAGTTCAACTATGCGATTCTTGAAGCGGCAATGGGCAACCTGGCAGAAGCAATCAAACAGTGCGAGGAGCTGCTCGAGCTGAACGAGATGGACAGTCAGGGCGTGCGCTATACGCTGTTTGTCATGTACATGGATGCAGGAGAGCACAAAAAAGCGAAAGCTCTTCTCAAAAAATTCGATGAAACGGACTTTGCGGCAGGCGCCTACAACATGCTGCTTGTGGAATTCGCGTTAAAAGGAATGACTCCTGCGGTTGAAAGACTTGCTCAAAAGGCGAAAAACGTGAATCCGGTCATCTACGATGTTCTGGCCGGCAAACGCAAGCTGCCGAAAGAGCCGGAGGAATTCGGGCAAGAGTATGAAGCGGTTGAGTACTTCATGGAATATGGATTTGTCTGGTCCAATCATCCGGAACTGGTTGAGTGGATGTCTGAATAA